The following are from one region of the Camelus dromedarius isolate mCamDro1 chromosome 16, mCamDro1.pat, whole genome shotgun sequence genome:
- the COASY gene encoding bifunctional coenzyme A synthase — protein sequence MAVFRSGLLVLTRPLASLAPRLASILTSAARLVNHTLYVHLQPGMSLEGSAQPQSSPVQATFEVIDFITHLYAGADVHRHLDVRVLLTNIRTKSFLPPQPSSVQNLAHPPEVVLTDFQTLDGSQYNPVKQQLERYATSCYSCCPQLSSVLLYPDYEPAVLPVESLDVPLPSAIRPTSPVARSAKQPVRGYHRGAVGGTFDRLHNAHKVLLSVACILAQEQLVVGVADKDLLKSKVLPELLQPYSERVERLSEFLVDIKPSLAFDFIPLLDPYGPAGSDPSLEFLVVSEETYRGGMAVNRFRLENDLEELTLYQIQLLKDLNNKENEEDKVSSSSFRQQMLGNLLRPPHKRPELPPGLYVIGLTGISGSGKSSIAQRLKGLGAYVIDSDHLGHRAYAPGGPAYEPVVEAFGTDILHKDGIINRKVLGSRVFGNKKQLKILTDIMWPVIAKLAREEMDQAVAEGKHVCVIDAAVLLEAGWKNMVHEVWTVVIPETEAIRRIVERDGLSEAAAQSRLQSQMSGQELVDQSHVVLSTLWEPQVTQRQVEKAWALLQKRISETPSGP from the exons ATGGCCGTTTTCCGGTCGGGCCTCCTGGTGCTGACGAGACCGCTCGCCTCCTTGGCCCCTCGCCTGGCCTCCATCCTGACCTCGGCAGCCCGGCTGGTGAATCACACGCTCTATGTACACCTGCAGCCGGGCATGAGCCTGGAGGGCTCGGCTCAGCCCCAGTCCAGCCCGGTGCAGGCCACGTTTGAAGTCATCGATTTCATCACGCACCTCTACGCTGGCGCCGACGTCCACAGGCACCTGGACGTCAGAGTTCTGCTGACCAATATCCGAACCAAGAGTtttctgcctccccagcccagctcagtCCAGAACCTGGCCCACCCGCCGGAAGTGGTGCTGACTGACTTCCAGACCCTGGATGGAAGCCAGTATAACCCGGTTAAGCAACAGCTAGAGCGTTATGCCACCAGCTGTTACAGCTGTTGTCCGCAGCTGTCTTCGGTTCTGCTCTACCCTGATTATGAGCCTGCAGTACTGCCCGTGGAGTCCCTGGATGTCCCCTTACCCTCCGCCATCAGGCCAACCTCCCCCGTGGCCAGGTCTGCAAAGCAGCCAGTGCGTGGCTACCACCGCGGGGCTGTAGGTGGCACCTTTGACCGCCTGCACAATGCCCACAAAGTGTTACTCAGTGTCGCGTGCATTCTGGCCCAGGAGCAGCTTGTGGTGGGAGTAGCAGACAAAGACTTGTTGAAGA GCAAGGTGCTCCCTGAGCTGCTCCAACCCTACTCAGAACGCGTGGAACGTCTGAGTGAGTTCCTGGTGGACATCAAGCCCTCCTTGGCTTTCGATTTCATCCCCCTGCTGGACCCCTATGGGCCCGCTGGCTCTGACCCCTCTCTGGAGTTCCTGGTGGTCAGCGAGGAGACCTATCGTGGGGGGATGGCCGTCAACCGCTTCCGCCTTGAGAAT GACCTGGAGGAGCTCACCTTGTACCAGATCCAGCTGCTGAAGGACCTAAACAACAAGGAAAACGAAGAGGACAAAGTCAGCTCCTCCAGCTTCCGCCAACAGATGCTGGGAAACCTGCTCCGGCCTCCGCAT AAGAGGCCAGAGCTCCCCCCAGGTCTCTACGTGATTGGGCTGACGGGCATCAGTGGCTCTGGGAAGAGCTCAATAGCTCAGCGGCTAAAGGGCCTGGGGGCCTATGTCATCGACAGTGACCACCTGGGCCATCGGGCCTATGCCCCGGGCGGTCCTGCCTATGAGCCGGTTGTGGAAGCCTTTGGAACAG ATATTCTCCATAAAGATGGCATTATCAACAGGAAGGTCCTAGGCAGCCGGGTGTTCGGGAACAAG AAGCAGCTGAAGATACTCACTGACATTATGTGGCCGGTTATCGCAAAGCTGGCCAGGGAGGAGATGGATCAGGCTGTGGCTGAGG GAAAGCATGTGTGCGTGATTGATGCTGCCGTGTTGCTTGAAGCCGGCTGGAAGAACATGGTGCATGAGGTGTGGACCGTTGTCATCCCTGAGACCGAG GCTATCCGACGCATTGTGGAGAGGGATGGCCTGAGTGAGGCTGCGGCTCAAAGCCGGCTGCAGAGCCAGATGAGTGGGCAGGAGCTTGTGGACCAGAGCCATGTGGTGCTGAGCACCCTATGGGAGCCACAAGTCACCCAGCGCCAG GTGGAGAAAGCCTGGGCCCTCCTGCAGAAGCGCATCTCTGAGACACCATCAGGCCCATGA